A portion of the Lolium rigidum isolate FL_2022 chromosome 1, APGP_CSIRO_Lrig_0.1, whole genome shotgun sequence genome contains these proteins:
- the LOC124683953 gene encoding protein GLUTAMINE DUMPER 6-like: MRPVREGTAALVGVGGGEAAVGHMGHPHAHPGLWRTPTPYLLLGFALMMGLMAVALLILLCTRPKPTGSSRRGSASEESSARGATMAPLDREPKVIVIMPGDHMPSFIASARPFAFASAVDAGEPSKADAA; the protein is encoded by the coding sequence ATGAGGCCGGTGAGAGAAGGCACGGCGGCGCTGGTGGGCgtcggcggcggggaggcggcggTGGGACACATGGGCCACCCCCACGCGCACCCAGGGCTGTGGAGGACGCCCACCCCGTACCTCTTGCTCGGCTTCGCGCTCATGATGGGGCTCATGGCGGTCGCGCTGCTCATCCTCCTCTGCACGCGCCCCAAGCCAACCGGCTCGTCGCGGCGCGGGAGCGCTTCGGAGGAATCCTCGGCGCGGGGGGCGACCATGGCGCCGCTCGACCGCGAGCCCAAGGTCATCGTCATCATGCCCGGCGACCACATGCCGTCCTTCATCGCCAGCGCCAGGCCCTTCGCCTTCGCCAGCGCGGTAGACGCCGGTGAGCCGAGCAAGGCCGACGCGGCGTAG
- the LOC124660402 gene encoding phytosulfokines 1-like, translating into MVRLCLVCLALLLLTQDVYSRKISGAVVQEEQSHGHGTATTEPRGEEGGSEGANQRGQPQREPTKWEEIHTDYIYTQDVKDP; encoded by the exons ATGGTGCGGCTCTGCCTTGTGTGCCTTGCTCTCTTGCTGTTGACCCAAGATGTCTACTCCAGGAAGATCTCTGGGGCAGTAGTGCAGGAGGAGCAGAGCCATGGCCACGGCACAGCCACCACG GAACCGCGCGGCGAGGAAGGGGGCAGCGAAGGTGCCAATCAGAGGGGACAGCCTCAGCGTGAACCGACGAAATGGGAGGAGATCCACACGGATTACATCTACACCCAAGATGTCAAAGACCCATAA